The DNA sequence CGAGAAAAGATGGCAAGCTCTCATTTGGAGCTCTGTGGCGATAGTCTTTTAGTATTAAATACATCAGCACTCTTCTTTTTCAGCGCACACAACACGGAGGCCTCCGCAATCATGCCTGGCCGTAGGCCTTACCGGCAGATCATCGACGGCGTGCCTATGTGCCCTTGGATCGTTCCGGAAACTTTTCGAAAAAGCCTCAAATTTCGAGCCGCCGAAGAAGACGTCGTGCAAGTCACATTCCCCAAAAGTGGAACCCATTGGGTTCAGTACATCACTCAGCTGATTCTCGGGAAAGCCGGCCCGGCCACCGGATACAACGAGTTGACCCAGAACTGCCGCAGCATCGAGTACACCGATAATGCCGACTGGAAGCCCGCCATGCCAATGAGACTGTTCTTCACTCACCAGCCACTTCGCCGCGAGGTCATGAATGCAGCGGCCAAGTACGTCTACGTTGCTCGCAATCCATGGGACGTATGCGTCTCGCTTTTTCGCATGATCACGGACGTCAGCCTGTACCAGTTTGAGGACGGCACTTTCGAAGAGTTCTTCGAACCATTCATCGAAGCTGACTTGGGCTATGGGAGCTACTTTGACCACGTGGCAGCTGGTTACGCCATGAAGGATGAACCCAACGTGTTCTTCTTCACCTACGAAGAACTCAAGGCTGACACCCAATGCACGGTTCTCAAATTGGCTCATTTTCTGGGCGACAGTTACGGCAGAGCTTTGCAAGAGGATGAAAAGAGGCTGCAGAACATTCTGGAATGGTCCAGACCCGAACATATGAGAAAGACGATGGTGGTTGACTATAAGGCTAACGAGGTACCACAGTGGGACGAACTGTTTGCCGACAAGAAGGCCAGCAGCAAGCAAGGATATGAAGGAGACAAGCACAAGTACGCCGTGGTGAAGGAAGCCAGGGTTGGGAGCTGGAAGGAGTACTTCACTCCAGAACTACTAGCTCGTTTcgagaagaaaatacaggaacaAGGGCATAAAGCTTCTTTCATGGAACTGTGGAAAGACATTCGCGAAGAAGCGATTTTATTGTCTTGCCGTAGTGTGTAGTACATGGCGACGGTGTGTCTGAGTCTAGAAATTTGGGGGACTCTATCAACGTCAGCAAACTGCACCGAAGATACACTAAGCAGCTCTTTATTTATGGTGTGTATCAACAGGAAAGAGACGCGGCAGGTTAAGCATTCCCTTTGACCTCTCAGTCCTGAATGTTGTTAAATATTGACATTTCTTCCTGTAGCTTTTTCATTACTTTACTGCCACCCGAGTATTAGTGGTCATTATATCCTCAGAACCGTATCTGTTTGAAATGTGGTGTCTTGTCTTTAATACAACACTAAGGCTAAGTAGTGGTGAAAAAGCATAAAAATATGACGTTCAGGTTCTAGTTTATCCACATAGTTTAACGTTGTAAGCTAACACTATGCTAAGCGAATTGTGATGTGTGCGTGTGAAAGGCGACGAAGCAATTTTTCGCCCCCGTTATGCAGAGCTGAACATCGCACTTGAATGGCCTCATATTTCACACTGTTCTCTGTGGTCCCTGCGTCGGATTGTCCATCGTCATAGGTGGCCCATTTCTCGACTAATGTGTCCCAATTGCCTTCACCGATGTCTACAAGAATAACCTCTCCCCCCACCCTCCACCTCATCTTCATCGTCCTTAACCTCCTACGCCACACTGTTCCCAAGTGCGTCGAACATTTCTGGATCGGCCATACGCGAACATCTTTATCGGCGTCCAGACAGAATTCTGACCACTGAAATGTGGTAAATATTAAAGCAGCAACAGTAACAAATAATAAACCGCAAGCAACACATTCAGATCGCTGACCACATTGGTGTCCTATATCAAGGACtatattatagaccgatcagcttactgtcccttacctacaaagtatttactaacgtaatcgcaaatagaatcaggaacacgtaagacttctgtcaaccaaaggaccacgcaggattccgtaaaggctacgcaacaatagaccatatattcacactatcaatcaggtgattgatTGCGGTTGTTTGGTGACCTTGCTCCTTCCGTTGGTCATGGCATCAGATTCCTAAAGATAATGAGAAGTGAGTGGCAAAGGCAAGTGACGGTGTTGAAAGGTTTACTGAGAGCGGCGCTAGATGCTCCAGGGAGACAACAAGGTACCTGCAGGAAGTGGACCGACTTCCTGGCGTTCTTCAGTAGCGGCACGGAATTTCTGTGGCAGAGGACCTTACCCGGCCTGCGCGACAGCTTCCCTAAAAGAAAGAAACCTACCGGACCTTGTGGCGTCAGAACCTTCGGCGACGTTTGTCTTCCAGACTACGTTGAAGGTGTTCTTGAACTTGGCCCCAAGTTCACCGCAGAACCAAGGTTGAGCGCGCCGGAACTTCTAAGCATTGTGCGAAGGATTGAAAATAGCGCCCCACAAGGTGAAGTGAACCGATGTATCTCTAATGGGGTCGATGTGGTCTCGCGCAAAAAAACCGAAAGTCTCACGTGTACtggttagcgcattgtggtgtagttctcccttccgtccttgtttgctggcgatAAATATGCTTtctgagattaataagtttgcacggacatgaccacaattagtacatgactggggtagttggagaagtatgggagaggcctttgccctgcagtgggcgttaccacgctgatgatgatgatgatcaaagaCGTACGGAAGCCTGCACGTAATTTGCTGCGGCTATTGGATATGCAAGCGGGAAAACATCTGTCTACATTTAATCCCCTGAGCGCCTTATAAACAACACATGCAATTATGTTCGGGGCCGTGGCAATATTTAGTAAGTAAAATATTGTTTAAGATGCGTGCTTTCCACTGATGTCCTCCTTTCTTTCCTACATTCTGGTTTTACCTCTCCAGCGTtgggaaaatgaagaaaagatattTCTGCCTATACTGATGTAGGTCTTCAGAATTGCTGCAGTTTCGTTTCAACGTCGTACTAACTCCGGCATTTAAAACTGTTGTTCTTCAAGTTCATTATAGTACACACGGACTGAACGCATACTACTAGTGGACGGTTGAACATTATTATTCCGTTTAACAATGCGATGTTTTCGACTGCCGGATACGTGGCATTCTTTTACTTTTACGACGACATAAGCGGAGCATACGAGCACATGATTTACGTTCTCATATTAAAATTTTAAAATTAAAACCTGGGTTTCCGCGTGCCAAAATGACGATGTGATTATGAGTCACACCCTAGTGAGGGACTCTGGctaaatttttaccacctgcggTTGTTTACAGTGCACTAAATGCAcgttacacgggcgttttcgcattccacctccatcgaaatgcgaccgccgggACGGGATTCGCTGGCACGCCCTCacggcttagtagcgcaacgccttAGCCACTACTTTCACCAAGTGGGTCGTGCCCGTATTAGGTGGCTTAGCAATACTTCTTTCAAGTGTGCAGAAGTTTTGAGGCAATTCAGGTTTACATTCTATCGAGTCAATGCGTGCGGCAAGTCATCGATAGTTTCGTGCCGTTCTTTTTAGCATGCAGGTACTTCATTTCGGTCACGAGAGGCCCTAAACCATTTAACGGAAAGCACACAGACGCCGTAGTGTCCGTTTCGGAATGAACGGTGCGCGCGTGAGCTGCGCGTTGCAAGCACTACCAGCCCGCTAACACTTCACCTAGATGCGACAAGAGTTCCAAGTTGCAACGATACCATACGTCGTGGCACCGCTAAAAGGAACACCGAGACACCAGTGAGAATCTTCGTCTAAGCACCACAAGTAAGACACGTTGTTGCAGTGCGATTTACAACTTCAAACCGATAAAATGCCTAGCCAACATTTTTGTCGTCAGCGCAGTCGCATAGTATATAGCTGCAACACTCTTCTAAACAAATGGCCAGTCATTCGAAAAGACATCTAGAATGTGTTCTCTCCTTGAGCACTCCGTGAAGTTATGTGAACGAAGCACTGTGGACGCACCCCACCAATTCAGAAATCATATTCACAGCTTTTGACAGGCCTGGTGTTGCATAAGATTGATGTTCGCAGAATACAATTTCTTATGTCGCAGAGGATAGTCGTGGAAAACAAGGGGGAGgcggcagatggaaattcaagacaatgagcaaagcgagaacaaggcaaaagcaggagccaatgtttcgacaagtgtacttgtctccTTCAAGGCGACACATGCTTTCCGCGCCACAGTATGTATAGGTAGGATTCTTCTAAAGGACAGACGTGGTAAGGCGCGTTGGTGCCACAACGAGCGAAGGTGTAATAGTGATAAGGGTGTAGGATTGCTAATGAAGGGGTGCtatgcacaaggccggtgacacggcTGTGGGCACAGCTCCCCTGTATTATCTTCTTCTTTTGGGGTTGTGGGCTATCATCtatctgaaagagataataaaaggagcggcagtgacggtgctcgtgaaaaaaaattactgaactgcaataaacatataaataaaagaaaaagaaaggcaggaaaaaaagacactatgagaCCAAATACAAATAACccagtgttgttgcctatagcttaaaACTTTGCTTAGCGAGTAGATTATGAAGCTCCCTTTGCATAGTTTGCGTCTATTGGTGGCAATTTCTAGAAGTTATGGATAgagtatgattctctgtattttctttctcgttccgAATGAAAATTTAACTTTAACATGTAGAGCTTAAGTTCGACAAGATTGTGaccctggttggttgaaatgcccggtgacggctttgggaagctttttagctgtgtcctcACGATATCCGTTTGACCAAACGTTCATTGATTTTCCTGTTTCATTGATATATTGGTTCTTACAGAAGGAACTTTGAACCATATAAATCACACACGAACTTGTACGAGTAAAGGTAGTTTTCACTTtctgtgtataactatttgcggtggtAGTAAtattaatgtcactttgaaggtgcctgcaggtttcgcACCTAGTTCGACGACACGCTTCTTTTTacggggaatgatgttggctgacttttgcgtgcactaacatgtctttaaaattTCCGTTGTGGTGACAGGTAACCCTTCGAACGTGATTTATATCCTTTATTGTTCCTTCTTTAAAAGACAATATATCGGTGAagcaggacaatcaatgaacgtccgGTTAAACGCACATCACGCGGACACAGctgaaaagcttcccaaagctgtGTCCGAGCATTTAAAGCAACCAGGTCATACGTTTGATGAACCCACACTCTACAtattacagtcaaatttccgttctggaCGAGAAAGAATATACGGAGAATCATAGCTTATCCATAAGTTTAAGAAATTGCAACGAATAAGCATAAAGGTTTCAAAGCGAGCTTCAGAATTTATTTGCTATGCAAAATGCCAAGCTATAAGCAAGAACACTTAGCTATTTGTATTTGGTTGCTTAGCgcttttctttcctccctttctttttccttctgtttatatatttattccatcctacaatttttttttcaagaccaGAGTTCTCTGCAGTTCCCTTTGTTATCTCTTTCTGAGAGACGGTGGCCCACAGcctccagcgaagcagataaTAGAGGGGTGCTGCACACACGGGCGtcgacacgccggctgacacacacGGCCGTGTTATCGGCCTTATGCATGGCACCCCTttattttcaattctacaccctcgccgctaacacaacTTCTGTTGTTGCCGCATCCACCACCTTACCCCctttcccctttagaagaaccctacctatatatactgtgccgaggaaagcgcatgtcgccttgaaaaaagacaaatccacttgtcgaaacgttggctcccgcttttaccttctcGCTTTGCTCAGTACATAGTCGGCTATGGTGCATTTATATCAACAACCGATAATCCTGCAATAAAGCACTCGGCGGATTCTTCGGCAAGAAGGCTATCAATCAAACTGGTGGATGCGAAAAAGCATTATTGTGCTTACTGTGCATGCGCTTCTTGCACATTGTTCACTTGCGCGTTATTGGGACACAAGGGAGCGCCACGTGCATTTACGCACGCATGTAGGCATGAACAATATCCAGGGACGCTTTCTTCAATGTACAAGTGCCCGTAAATGATCCACCGATGCATTCAGATTGATTCGCTTCTTCATCCCTAACTCAAGCAACGGCCAATTTCGCGATAAAAGAACAAAAGCACTTATCTAATCGTGAATTCTGCTGCCCACGCTTCTTGTTGTGCGTGGGTTTTAAGTTTCCGTAAATtaatatcatcgtcatcatgattAGCCAACTTTATCGTCACTGTAAGATGTTACCCAGCGGTTGCAAGTTACCTTGTCGGCTAAATTTTGCTTTGATGATGTTAGCATTGTTGTGTGAGTAATTTGCGAGCTGACAAACATTTTTGTCATGGGCCACAAGAAAAAGCTGCTACGTAATACGACATATGCCACAAAATTCACAGATCGTATGTAAAGAGCGTACTGTATATCATCCCACTTAGTTGTAGAAAGAGTAGATAGACGAAAGTGGTCAATGCAGTAGCACTAACTTAATGTCAAGAATGGTCTTGTTGGCCGAATGGCCACGCATTGTAAGGAATGTGGGTGTTGTTCAAAGCTAAATGGTTGAAAGAATGTTCATCGGCAGAGGTAAAGACAAGACTGAGCGGGAGGCAACCTAGGCCTGTTACATCAAGCGAAGGAATGAAGTTGATGTCAAGATGCCGTCAGTTACCTTTCTTGATACATAACTTTGCTTGTGGACAAATCTCTGCGCATGTCCTTTGCCTAACAAGCGCATTCGTCATTTCGAATTCGCGCTTTGTTCTTTTTGTAGCGACCATGTTCGTCGCGATCTCGTGACTTTTGACTGTACTTAAAGGCGAATGCTTGTTATGAGTGAACTCAAATAAGAGTAGACGCCTGGCCTGCCGTATGTGCTCCTTCTAGGCATCTTTTTTGCACCTTTGAATTCTTGAACAATTCTGAATTATTTTGCTTACTGACATCAACACCAACCTAAGCTCTCGCATGCGATGTTTTGGAGCAGCAATGACAATTGCGCGCCTTGCGCTGTAGCGGGATAATAAATAGATGTACCTACATATCACATCCCTCAAAGCTGCAGCCATAACATGACGTGCAGGGTAAAGCCAAGCCAATTCCAGCCAGCTGTCGACTCGGCTGTGTGATGCCAGGTGGACTGCTATAGCATATTGTGACAAAGCGATTTCCCAAGGCCCTGATCTTTTTTGGGTGCTTGATCTCAACATCAAGTGTAAAAGAGCGAGCAACTTCATTTTAAAGCACAGCTCGTGTAGAGGCTGACGATCGTAACACAATAAAATTACCAAACTTTCTTAATATAGAACATGCactggtttcctttgtagcatcgTACTGTTGTCGGGTGGGTGACAATTATTTCCTTTGATCAACCTTCTCCCACATTACTGATTTCCCCAGGACTGGTTTGCCAGTCATGCACTGACTGACCAGGCGTGATGTGATAGAGCCCCATGCAGGAACTGAGCCAGCTCCAGGAAAATGTTACCAGAAAGCAAAAGCCGTCCTCGATAACCAAGTGTccgtttgcttgtttgcttgttagTTTGTTTTTTCgttcgcttttgtgtttctttgttctttctccACAGTGAAGTTAGCCCTGAATTATACTTGGACTTATCTCATTGGCTACAGTACTGTGTAGTTGTGATTTTCTAGATCAACAACATTACGCTCAGCTTCTCGAGACTCCACTTCTGTCTCCATCGCAATTCGCGTCACAATAAAGACAGAAGGGGGCCACAGCTCAGTTTATGCAGTGCAAGCTGACTTGAGGGAACGCCGAACGAACCCCGAGTCAGAGACACCCCTTTTTGCGACAAATAATTGCAGAATAATTTGCTGCAAGCATTGACCCGTGGATCGGGATACTTGGGGCGGATATTCGGCTGGAACGCTATCTGCTGGTGAGGTTCATGAAAATCAGGCACCTTATCCACGGTAAGCTTGGAGGCGACTCCACAAAAGTGAAATGGTGAGCCACGGTAGCAGCATCGCTTTTGCAAACATCATTTGCAAGCATGAAAATGACCTAGGCCTTGGGCAGGCTTCGCGTAGCCATATTAACTCATAAATTGGTACCACCGCGCATAAGAAAAGTGACAGACCTGCGCGGCAGAAGCAGCACACTCACAGCTGTAAGCTGGTGTGGCACCTCCATGGGAGACTATCGTAAGCTGCTTGAAGACTTGAAGCGTCAGTTTTACGAGAGCAAAATGAACTGTCTGCCCGGCCGTGACCGCGAGTttcggcttgtgctgctctcttcAAAATGGTCTGCTCAGCcagatgttgcctggttgcagccgcgcgagTATCTAGCTCTACGATTGGCTTCTTAAGCTGTGGTTCGTACCTTGCAAGGTGGGGCCATAAGGGCCATAACGTGTACCAAAGAGTAAACACAAGTATCGAGACTATGCGGCGCACGTGTCACATCCCTTGATACACGGCACGATAcagtgcaactgctacatgtcgtgcTACCTGGTAGAACACAACGAAACTGTAATGCAGAAATGCGCACACATCAGCGCTACGTGGCGTGCATCTCCCATTGCTTGAATAGTGGTACGAAAAGATGCAACTGCTATTGTCATACCACATAGTGCAACAATATCCATGTtcaatgcaaagtgtgcacttATCCGCCCTACGCAGCTCGAATCTCTCAATGTATAGGCTACCCAAGCGCCGCGAGCGGCGCCACTGCTCCTGACGAGTAGCGCCATCTCTGGCAGAAAAATCTAAACTGGGAATATCCTATGCGCATTTCTACTGCGCCGCGCTGCAGCTGATCGCTTTTTGCGCACGTGCAGGGCTCTCTCCTCGCGTTGCACGTGCGGCGCGTCACAATGTATCGCCTTCAGTGCGGCTTGAAAAAGATCGGCCAGCTGGACAGCTATTTCAGGAAAGCCAACTTGTTAAAAGGAGAAAAGCTCGTCAGTCACGTATACTCTGTGGAGCACTCAATCAACAGCAACGATGCACAGCTCAATGCAAAATGCATTTCCCAAGTCAGTGACAATATGGTGTACGACGTGTACCTCGAGGTGAGTGTCATTCTGTCATATGTAAAATACTGATTGTCTATGCAAACTGCGAAATGAAGCCACGCACTGTCGACCTTCTTCATTGTCGAATATGAAGCATATGTTTTAATTGTTTTGATATGGCATTTTGACAGTGGTTGTCGTGTACTGTCGGGGACAAACGTTTGcggcgtgcgaaaaaaaaattgtatggcCATGGCATCCCACTGAAAAGCCAAGGAAGATACAACACTTGTGCTTCGCCCGTTGGAGCATTACTCACTGACTTGGGGCCAGGCAGCTGAAATTTAAGCACTGCGAAGCCAGTTCAACACCTCATTTATTTTGGCGGTCGCGTCATGCCTGCACTCGAGTTTTGTTAAAGTATCGGCTCTACAGGCGCATAAAACCTGCTGCGCGAACGCGGTTCAGTGTGAGTGGTGCAGAATTATCGGTGCGATGTGGTATCGTGCGCGTGATGCGCTCGCGTAATTAGCGCGCTAGTGAACGCACACTCGAAACACTGTGCTGATTGTTCATATTACTAAACGTAAGCATATCATGTTGCCTTTATTTTCGCTTTATACGGCAGACTGGGGTATTGTGGCAGAAGTGCAAACTTGGAGTTAGCTTTGGAAATGTGCACCATGCCATGTTGCTGAATATTTGTAGAGGCAATTTTGGAAGGCAGCTGCATTTGAAAAGTAGTGGCAAATGGCTTCACTGTTTaagccttaatttttttttcatagctgcAGTGGTCATGCTATGAAAAGCGGAATTTTTGCTTTCGAGAAGGCAGATGCGCCTGAAAAGCTGGCATTACGGCTCAGTGCAAGCACGCAGCTGCGGTGTGCACTTACGTCAACAATAAAGAAGTAAATTCATGCACCAGCCAGCCCCAGAAATCGGGAAAGCCAAGCGGAAAGCCAAAGAGACGCCTAGAACAAGATTTCTCGGACCTCTTCCCAAGTGAGTTAGAAAAACATTCATGCTGTTGAATGCACTGCTTCAGTGAAGTAACTGCACTATTACTTAATGTACGAGAATTAGGGGCTCGTTACAATATACATATTAAGACAGTCGACAGTTTAGGCAGGCACAAggtttctttttcaatttctggGGATGATTAATGATCAATTACTGGTCTAACGGCGAcgtggttgtttttctttcttaatatatATTTTCAG is a window from the Dermacentor variabilis isolate Ectoservices chromosome 3, ASM5094787v1, whole genome shotgun sequence genome containing:
- the LOC142576434 gene encoding 3-alpha-hydroxysteroid sulfotransferase-like isoform X1, which produces MPGRRPYRQIIDGVPMCPWIVPETFRKSLKFRAAEEDVVQVTFPKSGTHWVQYITQLILGKAGPATGYNELTQNCRSIEYTDNADWKPAMPMRLFFTHQPLRREVMNAAAKYVYVARNPWDVCVSLFRMITDVSLYQFEDGTFEEFFEPFIEADLGYGSYFDHVAAGYAMKDEPNVFFFTYEELKADTQCTVLKLAHFLGDSYGRALQEDEKRLQNILEWSRPEHMRKTMVVDYKANEVPQWDELFADKKASSKQGYEGDKHKYAVVKEARVGSWKEYFTPELLARFEKKIQEQGHKASFMELWKDIREEAILLSCRSV